DNA from Acidobacteriota bacterium:
GCCTTCTGTGGATCATGCTGGTTCAGGACTTCATCCACCTTCTGAACCTCCGCCTTCCGACCTTTACCTGGGACACGTTGCTGTCGGGCACTCGCGCAGCGCGGCGTCTCAAGGAGAAGGTCATCCAGCAGTCCGAGCTGGAACTGGCTCTGCGCCGGATGTTCATCAAGCGACGTCACCGGCGCAGGCATCCCGACCGCAAGGTCCGGATGCCGGTCGTCGACGCCATGTCCCTGGCCCGCGACATCGACACACAGGAAGAGGCGATCGCCTTCGGGGCCGTCTCGGCGTGAGCGTGGCCGGACGACGCCTCCTCCTCGGCACGGCGCTGGCGGCCGCGATCTGCGCACCGCTGCCTGCGGCCGAGCCGCACCTCGTCCTGCTCTCCGTGGACACCCTGCGGGCCGATGCGCTCGGGGCCTACGGCGGCGAGTCAGCCACGACGCCGACGATCGACGCTCTCGCCGCCGAGGGCGTGCTGTTCGAGGACGCGCACACCACGATCGGCAAGACCGGTCCCGCCTTCGCCTCGATGTTCACCTCGCTCTACCCGCCGACTCACGGGGCGCGTCGAAACGCCCAACGGATGCGAAGCGACATCCCGGTTCTCGCCGAGATTCTGGGCCAGACGGGGTACGAGGCAGCCGCCTTCATCTCGAACTGGACGCTGCGAGCTGATCTGGTCGGCCTGAACCGCGGTTTCGACCACTACGACGAGGAGTTCACCCAGGCCCGCAACGCCGTCGGGGTGATGGAGCGCCACGCCGACGACGTCGCCAGGGCGGCCGAGCGATGGCTGCGCCAGCGCGCCGGCGACGAGGAGAGGAACCGGCGGCCCCTGTTCCTCTGGGTCCACTTCTCGGACCCGCACGATCCGTACCTGGAACGAACCGGTTTCACGCCCCCCAGGCCACCGCAGGACCAGCGCGCCGGCGGCTGGCAGAGGCGCTGGCGCTACCAGTCGGAGGTCAACTACGTCGACCACTGGCTCGGCCGGCTGTCCGAGGCGATCGAGGAGTTCCTGCCGGGTCCCCGCTACACCGTGTTCGTGAGCGATCACGGGGAAAGCATGGGCGAGCACGGCTACTGGGGGCACGGCAAGAACGTCCACTGGCCCAACGCGCGCATACCGATGATCCTCACCGGCCCGGGGATTCCAGAAGGCCGGCGGGTCGAGGCCGCGGTCGGCGTGATCGACGTGCTGCCCACCGTCCTCGACCTGCTCGAACTCGAGCACCCCGCGGGCGTCGAGGGCCGAAGCCTCGTGCCCATCGGCGACGAACCCGAAGGCGGGGCGCGGCCCCGCTACGTCATCGGCGACAAACACAGCGCCCTGTTCGCCAGGTCGCGACGCAGCGCGCCCTACGAGAACCCCCTGCAGATCAGCATGGAGCTGGAGGGCGCCAAGGTCCTCCACGACTTCTCGAAGCGCACGACCGTCTACTTCGACCTCACCGTCGACCCGGAAGAGGAACGGCCGCTGCCCGCGCCGCCGGTCGACATGGTGCCGCCGCTCGGACGCCGCCTGGTGAACTGGTACCGGGATCTTCCGAAGTACGAGGCGAAGAGCGGCAACGTCCTCAGCGAGGAGGACATCCGCCAGTTGAAGAGCCTCGGCTACATCGACTAGCTCGGCTACTGGCCGGCGCTGACGAGCACGACGCAGTCGGCGAGCAACCGGGTCGCCGTCTCGATCTCGTCGAGACCCGGCAGCGTCGGCGCGATGCGGATGTTCCGGTCCCGCGGGTCGACGCCGTACGGGAAAGTAGCGCCCGCGGGCGTCAGCTTGACCCCCGCCCGGCCCGCCATTTCGACCACGGCCCGCGCGCAGCCGGGCTCCGTGTCCAGGCTCACGAAGTAGCCGCCCCGGGGGCGGCTCCAGGTCGCGACGCCGAGGCCCTCCAGCGACTCGTCGAGAACGCGCAGTACGGTTTCGAACTTCGGCCGGATCAGCTCCGCGTGTCCTCGCATGTGCTCCCGGACGCTCGCGACGCTGCCGTCGAAGAAGCGGGCATGGGCAAGCTGGTTCAGCTTGTTCGGTCCGATCGTCTGGATCGAGCGGAAACCCCGGATCCAGTCGCCGTTCGCAGGACTGGCTGCAAGCGCCGCCAGACCGGCGCCGCCGAACGTGACCTTCGAGAACGAGGTGACGATCAACGGCCGGTCCTCGTGGCCGTGAGCGACGCAACGGTCGTACAGGCTCGCCAGACGATCCGGCTCGCCCTCGAAGGCATGCAACGCGTAGGCGTCGTCCCAGATGACCCGGAAGTCGGCCGCCGCGGCCGGCATCGCGGCGATCGCCTCGACCGCGTCGTCCGAATAGGTCACGCCGGTCGGATTGCTGTAGCGGGGCACGCAGAACATCCCCTTGACGTTCCGATCCTCGCCGGCAAGACGCGCGATCTCGTCGACGTCCGGGCCGTCGTCACCCATCCCGATCGGCAGCATCTCGATGCCGTAGCGCTCCAGCAGAGCGAAGTGACGGTCGTAGCCGGGACACGGACAGAGGAACTTCACCGGCGTCGAGCGTCTCGGCCCGCCCCAGGGATCGCCGCCCGGCACGCCGACCAGCATCGCCTGCACGACCAGGTCGTGCATCCACTGCAGGCTCGCGTTGCCGCCGACGAAGACCAGCTCCGGATCGATCTCGAGGATCTCGGCGAACATCGCCCGCATCTCCGGCAGGCCGCGCGGATCGCCGCCGTAGTTGCGGCAATCCGTGCCGTCGTCGGCCAGGCTGTCCTCCCGGCCGACCGCAGCCAGGAGACCATGGGAACGGGCGAGCTGCTCCGGTGACGGCTTGCCCCGCGTCATGTCGAGGTTGAGGCCGGCGGCGCGGGCCGCGTCGTAGCGGGCTCTCGCCGCATCGACGACTGCCGGATCGATCGCCGGCACCGCCCCTACTCCCCGGCGGCCGCCGCCGCGGCCCCGTCATAGACGATGCGGTAGATCACGCCCCGCATGTCGTCCGACACCAGGAGCGACCCGTCGACCCGCTCCATCACGTCGACCGGCCGGCCCCACGAATCTTCGCCCTGGAGCCAGCCCGTGGCGAACTCCTCGTAGTCGGTGGCCCTGCCGTCCCCGTCGACATGAACCACCATGATCCGGTAGCCGATCTTGTTGCTGCGGTTCCAGGAACCGTGCTCCGCAATGAAGATCTGCCCGCGGTAGCGCTCAGGGAACGCGGCGCCCTGGTAGAAGCGCATGCCCACTGCCGCCACGTGCGGGTCGAGGTCGACGACCGGCGGCACGAGTTCGTCGCAGGGACGCTGATCGCCGAACTCCGGGTCCGCGATGTCCTGGCCATGGCAATACGGATAGCCGAAGTGCTGGCCATCCTCCGTCAGCACGTTCAACTCGTCGGGCGGAACGTCGTCACCCATCATGTCCCGTCCGTTGTCGGTGAACCACAGTTCGCTCGTGCCCGGGCGCCAGTCGAAGCCGACCGTGTTCCGCACTCCGCGGGCGACGACTTCGTAGTCGCCGGTGTCGTCGAGCCGGAGGATCGTCGCGAAGGGATCCCCCTCGTCGCAGATGTTGCACGGGGCGCCCACCGGCACGTAGAGCCTGCCGTCCGGGCCGAAGCGGATGAACTTCCAGCCGTGATGGGTCTTGTCCGGCAGGTCCGCGGTGACCACGACCGGTTCGGGAGG
Protein-coding regions in this window:
- a CDS encoding aminotransferase class I/II-fold pyridoxal phosphate-dependent enzyme — protein: MPAIDPAVVDAARARYDAARAAGLNLDMTRGKPSPEQLARSHGLLAAVGREDSLADDGTDCRNYGGDPRGLPEMRAMFAEILEIDPELVFVGGNASLQWMHDLVVQAMLVGVPGGDPWGGPRRSTPVKFLCPCPGYDRHFALLERYGIEMLPIGMGDDGPDVDEIARLAGEDRNVKGMFCVPRYSNPTGVTYSDDAVEAIAAMPAAAADFRVIWDDAYALHAFEGEPDRLASLYDRCVAHGHEDRPLIVTSFSKVTFGGAGLAALAASPANGDWIRGFRSIQTIGPNKLNQLAHARFFDGSVASVREHMRGHAELIRPKFETVLRVLDESLEGLGVATWSRPRGGYFVSLDTEPGCARAVVEMAGRAGVKLTPAGATFPYGVDPRDRNIRIAPTLPGLDEIETATRLLADCVVLVSAGQ
- a CDS encoding sulfatase yields the protein MAGRRLLLGTALAAAICAPLPAAEPHLVLLSVDTLRADALGAYGGESATTPTIDALAAEGVLFEDAHTTIGKTGPAFASMFTSLYPPTHGARRNAQRMRSDIPVLAEILGQTGYEAAAFISNWTLRADLVGLNRGFDHYDEEFTQARNAVGVMERHADDVARAAERWLRQRAGDEERNRRPLFLWVHFSDPHDPYLERTGFTPPRPPQDQRAGGWQRRWRYQSEVNYVDHWLGRLSEAIEEFLPGPRYTVFVSDHGESMGEHGYWGHGKNVHWPNARIPMILTGPGIPEGRRVEAAVGVIDVLPTVLDLLELEHPAGVEGRSLVPIGDEPEGGARPRYVIGDKHSALFARSRRSAPYENPLQISMELEGAKVLHDFSKRTTVYFDLTVDPEEERPLPAPPVDMVPPLGRRLVNWYRDLPKYEAKSGNVLSEEDIRQLKSLGYID
- a CDS encoding PQQ-dependent sugar dehydrogenase: MSRSVFSQNFRSLLPYVAGFLVFLCGVGSGALASDDELRLDTIELPAGFSIDVFAAEIDVARSLAQSPSGTVFVGTGRRGGGVVHAVLDADGDGKADDRYRIGSDLNWPNGVAFHDGDLYVAEISRVLRFEGIESRLDSPPEPVVVTADLPDKTHHGWKFIRFGPDGRLYVPVGAPCNICDEGDPFATILRLDDTGDYEVVARGVRNTVGFDWRPGTSELWFTDNGRDMMGDDVPPDELNVLTEDGQHFGYPYCHGQDIADPEFGDQRPCDELVPPVVDLDPHVAAVGMRFYQGAAFPERYRGQIFIAEHGSWNRSNKIGYRIMVVHVDGDGRATDYEEFATGWLQGEDSWGRPVDVMERVDGSLLVSDDMRGVIYRIVYDGAAAAAAGE